One window of Camelina sativa cultivar DH55 chromosome 4, Cs, whole genome shotgun sequence genomic DNA carries:
- the LOC104783471 gene encoding protein PHYTOCHROME KINASE SUBSTRATE 1-like, which yields MEPSKTLSVSMKPKEEELGDEKKISKKASEEPEIGVFGAEKYFNGDMDSDQGSSVLSLSLTNPEVERTIVLDSKQSAKKSTGTPSVRSESSWNSQSVLLQNKLVNSCNSSLQEKNNNNSSGQIQKVSNNKKSFLANLGCKCACSDGNSVDVDESISVKRSSDPNISVFTKREIENQMSTSSANMKSDLIRIQKQEELSQRKSLEVFGSPINIEKKRIVVQQKLALRPWESRTEEEDQKSEGSDTSADLFEIESLTGKPKPFLTRQGSDPASPTCYAPSEVSVEWSIVTASAADFSVMSECATSPVRRSNRSSQIPRIPITAKSSAPGS from the exons ATGGAACCCAGCAAAACCCTAAGCGTGAGCATGAAACCAAAAGAAGAGGAGCTTGGTGATGAGAAGAAAATTTCGAAGAAAGCTTCTGAAGAACCAGAGATTGGTGTGTTTGGAGCTGAGAAGTACTTCAATGGAGACATGGATTCAGACCAAGGCTCTAGTgttctgtctctgtctctgacAAACCCTGAAGTTGAGAGAACCATCGTCCTCGATTCAAAACAGAGCGCAAAGAAATCTACTGGAACTCCTAGTGTCCGGTCTGAATCAAGCTGGAATAGTCAGAGCGTGTTGCTTCAGAACAAATTGGTGAATAGCTGCAACAGTTCCTTGCaggagaagaacaacaacaacagtagtGGTCAGATTCAAAAGGTGAGTAATAATAAGAAGAGTTTCCTCGCAAATCTGGGGTGTAAATGCGCATGTTCTGATGGTAACTCAGTAGATGTCGACGAGAGCATCTCGGTGAAGAGAAGCTCTGATCCGAATATCTCTGTTTTCACAAAGAGGGAGATCGAGAATCAGATGAGTACTTCTTCTGCGAATATGAAGTCAGACCTGATCAGGATTCAGAAGCAAGAAGAGTTATCGCAGAGGAAGTCACTTGAAGTGTTTGGATCTCCTATAAATATTGAGAAGAAGAGGATTGTTGTTCAACAGAAACTCGCATTGCGTCCATGGGAATCAAGAACAGAGGAGGAAGACCAAAAAAGTGAAGGGAGTGATACAAGCGCGGATCTTTTCGAGATAGAGAGCCTTACAGGGAAACCTAAACCTTTTCTTACGAGGCAAGGAAGTGATCCAGCTTCACCTACGTGTTATGCTCCAAGTGAAGTAAGCGTAGAGTGGAGCATAGTGACAGCAAGTGCAGCAGATTTCTCTGTTATGTCGGAATGTGCAACAAGTCCTGTAAGAAGAAGCAACCGATCTTCTCAGATTCCTCGAATCCCTATCACCGCTAAATCATCAGCACC GGGTTCATAA
- the LOC104779621 gene encoding uncharacterized protein LOC104779621 isoform X1, whose product MLPERRSTVASSTSSSSSSYLNPSGHNDNSFLLLRRGKKFGRIVKLKLSHFFFFFLSLFFFSCIFSGHKLLFHGSEFLPHFEQNHAAYMKSQLLVSSEINVGLNKSNIDKPPGSKKRNKHLPCEVTLAESVDRILEPQDYLNFTRFSLGFVEAETYSEPRFGGHQTLMERERSYSAVNQTIHCGFVKGSNAFHQGTDFDLSEKDRAYMKNCVVSVSSCIFGSSDFLRRPASKKISEFSKRNVCFVMFVDEQTLSKLASEGHVPDKQGFVGLWKTVVVSNLPYSDMRKTGKVPKFLSHRLFPSSRYSIWLDSKMRLTTDPMLIIDFFLWRTKSEFAISNHYDRHCVWDEVLQNKRLNKYNHSAIDEQFMFYQSDGLKKFGPSDPNSPLPSYVPEGSFIVRAQTPMSNLFTCLWFNEVDRFTSRDQLSFAYTYLKLQRLNPDRPLRLNMFKDCERRALTKLFHHRVDSSPPSPPARFIE is encoded by the exons ATGTTACCGGAGAGAAGAAGTACGGTGGCTTCTtctacttcatcatcatcttcttcgtatCTGAATCCATCTGGTCACaatgataattcttttttacTACTTCGAAGAGGCAAGAAGTTTGGTAGGATTGTGAAATTGAAGCTCtcacatttcttcttcttctttctgtcactctttttcttctcttgcatCTTCTCTGGCCATAAGCTACTCTTTCATG GTTCTGAGTTCTTACCTCATTTTGAGCAAAACC ATGCAGCTTACATGAAAAGTCAATTGCTGGTTTCATCGGAGATTAATGTAGGATTAAACAAATCCAACATCGACAAACCACCCGGAAGCAAGAAGAGAAACAAGC ATTTGCCATGTGAAGTTACACTTGCTGAATCAGTTGATCGCATACTTGAGCCTCAGGATTATTTGAATTTCACGCGGTTTTCGTTAGGCTTTGTAGAGGCTGAGACGTATAGTGAGCCTAGGTTTGGAGGGCATCAAACACTCAtggaaagagagagatcttaCTCTGCAGTAAATCAGACAATTCACTGTGGTTTTGTCAAAGGGAGTAATGCATTTCATCAAGGTACTGATTTTGATTTGAGCGAAAAGGATAGGGCGTACATGAAGAACTGTGTAGTCTCTGTGTCTTCTTGCATTTTTGGAAGCTCTGATTTTCTAAGGAGACCTGCAAGCAAAAAG atCAGTGAATTCTCGAAGCGAAATGTGTGTTTTGTGATGTTTGTGGATGAGCAAACACTATCGAAACTTGCTAGTGAAGGGCATGTTCCAGACAAGCAAGGGTTTGTTGGTTTGTGGAAAACTGTAGTTGTGAGCAATTTGCCTTATTCTGACATGCGAAAGACTGGAAAAGTTCCGAAATTTCTGTCTCATcgtctttttccttcttctag GTATTCCATTTGGTTAGACAGTAAGATGAGACTCACTACAGATCCCATGCTTATAATTGACTTCTTCTTATGGAGAACAAAATCAGAATTCGCAATCTCAAACCATTATGACCGGCATTGTGTTTGGGATGAGGTGTTACAGAACAAAAGGCTGAACAAGTACAACCATTCGGCCATTGATGAACAGTTTATGTTCTACCAGTCAGATGGACTCAAGAAATTTGGCCCTTCAGATCCTAATTCTCCTCTTCCAAGTT atgTACCTGAAGGTTCTTTTATTGTAAGAGCCCAGACGCCAATGTCAAACCTCTTCACCTGCCTTTGGTTCAATGAAGTTGATCGGTTTACCTCACGAGATCAGTTGAGTTTTGCATACACATACCTAAAACTTCAGAGACTGAATCCAGATAGACCCTTACGCCTAAACATGTTCAAG GACTGTGAACGTCGAGCATTAACTAAGCTTTTCCACCATCGCGTAGATTCATCGCCTCCTTCACCTCCTGCTAGATTCATTGAGTGA
- the LOC104779621 gene encoding uncharacterized protein LOC104779621 isoform X3: MLPERRSTVASSTSSSSSSYLNPSGHNDNSFLLLRRGKKFGRIVKLKLSHFFFFFLSLFFFSCIFSGHKLLFHGSEFLPHFEQNHAAYMKSQLLVSSEINVGLNKSNIDKPPGSKKRNKHLPCEVTLAESVDRILEPQDYLNFTRFSLGFVEAETYSEPRFGGHQTLMERERSYSAVNQTIHCGFVKGSNAFHQGTDFDLSEKDRAYMKNCVVSVSSCIFGSSDFLRRPASKKISEFSKRNVCFVMFVDEQTLSKLASEGHVPDKQGFVGLWKTVVVSNLPYSDMRKTGKVPKFLSHRLFPSSRYSIWLDSKMRLTTDPMLIIDFFLWRTKSEFAISNHYDRHCVWDEVLQNKRLNKYNHSAIDEQFMFYQSDGLKKFGPSDPNSPLPSYVPEGSFIVRAQTPMSNLFTCLWFNEVDRFTSRDQLSFAYTYLKLQRLNPDRPLRLNMFKVK; the protein is encoded by the exons ATGTTACCGGAGAGAAGAAGTACGGTGGCTTCTtctacttcatcatcatcttcttcgtatCTGAATCCATCTGGTCACaatgataattcttttttacTACTTCGAAGAGGCAAGAAGTTTGGTAGGATTGTGAAATTGAAGCTCtcacatttcttcttcttctttctgtcactctttttcttctcttgcatCTTCTCTGGCCATAAGCTACTCTTTCATG GTTCTGAGTTCTTACCTCATTTTGAGCAAAACC ATGCAGCTTACATGAAAAGTCAATTGCTGGTTTCATCGGAGATTAATGTAGGATTAAACAAATCCAACATCGACAAACCACCCGGAAGCAAGAAGAGAAACAAGC ATTTGCCATGTGAAGTTACACTTGCTGAATCAGTTGATCGCATACTTGAGCCTCAGGATTATTTGAATTTCACGCGGTTTTCGTTAGGCTTTGTAGAGGCTGAGACGTATAGTGAGCCTAGGTTTGGAGGGCATCAAACACTCAtggaaagagagagatcttaCTCTGCAGTAAATCAGACAATTCACTGTGGTTTTGTCAAAGGGAGTAATGCATTTCATCAAGGTACTGATTTTGATTTGAGCGAAAAGGATAGGGCGTACATGAAGAACTGTGTAGTCTCTGTGTCTTCTTGCATTTTTGGAAGCTCTGATTTTCTAAGGAGACCTGCAAGCAAAAAG atCAGTGAATTCTCGAAGCGAAATGTGTGTTTTGTGATGTTTGTGGATGAGCAAACACTATCGAAACTTGCTAGTGAAGGGCATGTTCCAGACAAGCAAGGGTTTGTTGGTTTGTGGAAAACTGTAGTTGTGAGCAATTTGCCTTATTCTGACATGCGAAAGACTGGAAAAGTTCCGAAATTTCTGTCTCATcgtctttttccttcttctag GTATTCCATTTGGTTAGACAGTAAGATGAGACTCACTACAGATCCCATGCTTATAATTGACTTCTTCTTATGGAGAACAAAATCAGAATTCGCAATCTCAAACCATTATGACCGGCATTGTGTTTGGGATGAGGTGTTACAGAACAAAAGGCTGAACAAGTACAACCATTCGGCCATTGATGAACAGTTTATGTTCTACCAGTCAGATGGACTCAAGAAATTTGGCCCTTCAGATCCTAATTCTCCTCTTCCAAGTT atgTACCTGAAGGTTCTTTTATTGTAAGAGCCCAGACGCCAATGTCAAACCTCTTCACCTGCCTTTGGTTCAATGAAGTTGATCGGTTTACCTCACGAGATCAGTTGAGTTTTGCATACACATACCTAAAACTTCAGAGACTGAATCCAGATAGACCCTTACGCCTAAACATGTTCAAGGTAAAATAG
- the LOC104779623 gene encoding uncharacterized protein LOC104779623 codes for MRPAHNFLPGEKVSNFKKWAARYFFVRVDDRSFENPRCGRRRVRNNSPGRPPLAHKLAPEFKLVRDTIFAGVDCRWDCITRRRVEEAMGKAKTSFSSFASELGQSSRPLVTISADASGLQSINPNSEHVIDLDSEQVENEFVDIKNFDDSQVDPDPNHGNPSPDDPLQPPQVESVVPEQRAPELSRGARKKKSRRDNKDKGKGKSSDQKQIGNVMQTTPSLKPTIIFE; via the exons ATGAGGCCGGCACACAATTTCCTTCCGGGTGAAAAAGTCAGTAACTTCAAGAAGTGGGCTGCTCGCTATTTCTTTGTCCGAGTAGATGACCGTTCCTTTGAGAATCCGAGATGCGGCAGGCGAAGAGTGCGGAATAACTCACCTG GCCGCCCCCCTTTAGCTCATAAATTAGCTCCTGAATTCAAGCTAGTCAGGGACACAATCTTCGCAGGGGTTGATTGCAGGTGGGATTGCATTACCAGACGACGCGTTGAAGAAGCTATGGGGAAAGCCAAAACTAGCTTTTCGAGTTTTGCTAGCGAGCTAGGCCAATCATCCAGGCCCCTAGTGACCATAAGTGCTGACGCTAGTGGACTTCAATCTATCAATCCGAATAGCGAGCATGTCATCGACCTCGACTCAGAGCAAGTGGAGAACGAGTTTGTTGATATCAAAAACTTCGACGATAGTCAGGTCGACCCTGACCCAAACCATGGAAATCCATCTCCCGATGATCCGCTTCAACCCCCACAGGTCGAATCCGTTGTCCCTGAGCAGCGCGCTCCCGAGCTGAGTAGAGGTGCCAGAAAGAAGAAATCCAGGAGGGACAACAAGGATAAAGGAAAAGGCAAAAGCTCCGATCAAAAACAAATCGGAAACGTTATGCAGACGACGCCGAGCTTGAAACCTACGATCATTTTTGAGTAA
- the LOC104779621 gene encoding uncharacterized protein LOC104779621 isoform X2, producing MLPERRSTVASSTSSSSSSYLNPSGHNDNSFLLLRRGKKFGRIVKLKLSHFFFFFLSLFFFSCIFSGHKLLFHGSEFLPHFEQNPYMKSQLLVSSEINVGLNKSNIDKPPGSKKRNKHLPCEVTLAESVDRILEPQDYLNFTRFSLGFVEAETYSEPRFGGHQTLMERERSYSAVNQTIHCGFVKGSNAFHQGTDFDLSEKDRAYMKNCVVSVSSCIFGSSDFLRRPASKKISEFSKRNVCFVMFVDEQTLSKLASEGHVPDKQGFVGLWKTVVVSNLPYSDMRKTGKVPKFLSHRLFPSSRYSIWLDSKMRLTTDPMLIIDFFLWRTKSEFAISNHYDRHCVWDEVLQNKRLNKYNHSAIDEQFMFYQSDGLKKFGPSDPNSPLPSYVPEGSFIVRAQTPMSNLFTCLWFNEVDRFTSRDQLSFAYTYLKLQRLNPDRPLRLNMFKDCERRALTKLFHHRVDSSPPSPPARFIE from the exons ATGTTACCGGAGAGAAGAAGTACGGTGGCTTCTtctacttcatcatcatcttcttcgtatCTGAATCCATCTGGTCACaatgataattcttttttacTACTTCGAAGAGGCAAGAAGTTTGGTAGGATTGTGAAATTGAAGCTCtcacatttcttcttcttctttctgtcactctttttcttctcttgcatCTTCTCTGGCCATAAGCTACTCTTTCATG GTTCTGAGTTCTTACCTCATTTTGAGCAAAACC CTTACATGAAAAGTCAATTGCTGGTTTCATCGGAGATTAATGTAGGATTAAACAAATCCAACATCGACAAACCACCCGGAAGCAAGAAGAGAAACAAGC ATTTGCCATGTGAAGTTACACTTGCTGAATCAGTTGATCGCATACTTGAGCCTCAGGATTATTTGAATTTCACGCGGTTTTCGTTAGGCTTTGTAGAGGCTGAGACGTATAGTGAGCCTAGGTTTGGAGGGCATCAAACACTCAtggaaagagagagatcttaCTCTGCAGTAAATCAGACAATTCACTGTGGTTTTGTCAAAGGGAGTAATGCATTTCATCAAGGTACTGATTTTGATTTGAGCGAAAAGGATAGGGCGTACATGAAGAACTGTGTAGTCTCTGTGTCTTCTTGCATTTTTGGAAGCTCTGATTTTCTAAGGAGACCTGCAAGCAAAAAG atCAGTGAATTCTCGAAGCGAAATGTGTGTTTTGTGATGTTTGTGGATGAGCAAACACTATCGAAACTTGCTAGTGAAGGGCATGTTCCAGACAAGCAAGGGTTTGTTGGTTTGTGGAAAACTGTAGTTGTGAGCAATTTGCCTTATTCTGACATGCGAAAGACTGGAAAAGTTCCGAAATTTCTGTCTCATcgtctttttccttcttctag GTATTCCATTTGGTTAGACAGTAAGATGAGACTCACTACAGATCCCATGCTTATAATTGACTTCTTCTTATGGAGAACAAAATCAGAATTCGCAATCTCAAACCATTATGACCGGCATTGTGTTTGGGATGAGGTGTTACAGAACAAAAGGCTGAACAAGTACAACCATTCGGCCATTGATGAACAGTTTATGTTCTACCAGTCAGATGGACTCAAGAAATTTGGCCCTTCAGATCCTAATTCTCCTCTTCCAAGTT atgTACCTGAAGGTTCTTTTATTGTAAGAGCCCAGACGCCAATGTCAAACCTCTTCACCTGCCTTTGGTTCAATGAAGTTGATCGGTTTACCTCACGAGATCAGTTGAGTTTTGCATACACATACCTAAAACTTCAGAGACTGAATCCAGATAGACCCTTACGCCTAAACATGTTCAAG GACTGTGAACGTCGAGCATTAACTAAGCTTTTCCACCATCGCGTAGATTCATCGCCTCCTTCACCTCCTGCTAGATTCATTGAGTGA